CTCTATAAACAAGAAAAACTTTATAACTGCATCTGCTCTTACATGGATAACCACTTTTGGAAGACATATTTTAGATCTTCGCTATGATGAATTATCTATAAAAGTTAAAGAAGTGAAAGATATATGTACAAATGAAAGTTATTTTGAGATATCGCTTTATCATGGAGATGATCTTTATAAAAAGATGAATTTTGTAAGGGCTTTTCTAACAAATTTCATAGATAGACAGAATTTTTCCTATGGGGGAAATATACTTATAAATAGACATGGAATGGTTATGGGAAGAAATGGGTATGATAGCTTTAATAAAAAGTGCAGTCAAATTATAATGAATAATTTTTAAATTAAAAATAACTTTAAGGAGGAATATAATTTATGTTACAATCAATTAATAGTGATCACATTAAAGGAGCATTGGTAGGGGTAGGAGTATGTGCAGTAGGGTATTATGTGTACAGGAGAAATCAAAGACAGGTAGATTCTTTTTTAAAAGAAAAAGGAATAGATGTATGCAGGAATACATCTAAAGATTATAGAACCATGTCTTTAGAAGAACTTATGGAAACTAAAGAACTGATAGAAGATATAATAGCAGAAAGAGGATCAGCTGATGAAGTAGAAGATGATAAAGATTCAAGCAGTGCTGTTGAAACAGAACAATAATTGAGCTTTGGATATAAAGTGGTTCCCCCTGGAATTTTATGGGGAACTGCTTTTATTTTTTAAAATTTTAATTTGAAAATTGGTGACGGGAATTAAGAGGGTAAGATTGATTACTTTAGATACAATCTGTGATATACTATAGTTTAAATAATTTCTATTAATAAGTATAATACTCCTATTAAATTAATCAATATTTATTGGGAATTAGAATAATATATAATCTAAATATTAAAACTAAATGGGGGTGCATGAAAATGACTTTAATGGATTTTTTGCTTAGGGTGATCACAGCTCTTATTTTAGGTGGAATTATTGGAATTGAGAGACAATATAGGCATAGGATGGCGGGGATTCATACAAACGCATTGGTATGTGTAGGCTCTTGTCTATTTGTATTTTCTTCTTTTTTAATAGACACAGGAGATAAAACACGTATTGCAGCTCAAGTAGTCACTGGTGTAGGATTTTTAGGCGGCGGCGTGATAATGAGAGATGGATTTAATATAAAAGGATTGAATACTGCAGCTACACTATGGTGTACAGCTGCAATTGGAGTATTGGTAAGTGTAGGGGATCTTACCTATGCCTTTATAGGTGCACTGGTTGTGGCAATTCTTAATAGTTTGTCTGCACCTATTTCCAAAAGAATATATAAAGTAAAATCACAACAAGGAGATGAAGAAGAGTATTTATATACCATAAGTATAAAGTGTGATGAAAATGAAGAATTCCACATAAGAACTTTTTTAATGCATATGTTGGCAGAAGAAAAAATAGTTCTTAGAAATTTGGAAAGTGATAATACGGAAACTCCAGGGGTTGTTTTTGTCACATCTAAAATTATGAGTATGGGGAAAAATGATATGAGTATAGAAAAGATAGTAAGTAAAATAAGTTTAAGTTCGGGAGTTTTAGCAATTGGATGGGAAGTAAGCCAATAATATTTATTGGATTTTGAGAGGAGATTTGTTTATGGAACTATTAGTAAAGAGAATTAATAAGGAAGCTATTTTGCCATTTTATGCACATGAAGGAGATGCAGGACTTGACTTATTTTCTGTAGAAGAAGTTTTAATAAAACCTATGGAAAGAAAATTAATAGCTACAGGTATAAAAATTCAGCTGCCTCCAAAT
This genomic interval from Clostridium kluyveri contains the following:
- a CDS encoding MgtC/SapB family protein, whose translation is MTLMDFLLRVITALILGGIIGIERQYRHRMAGIHTNALVCVGSCLFVFSSFLIDTGDKTRIAAQVVTGVGFLGGGVIMRDGFNIKGLNTAATLWCTAAIGVLVSVGDLTYAFIGALVVAILNSLSAPISKRIYKVKSQQGDEEEYLYTISIKCDENEEFHIRTFLMHMLAEEKIVLRNLESDNTETPGVVFVTSKIMSMGKNDMSIEKIVSKISLSSGVLAIGWEVSQ